In the genome of Podospora pseudocomata strain CBS 415.72m chromosome 2 map unlocalized CBS415.72m_2.2, whole genome shotgun sequence, one region contains:
- a CDS encoding uncharacterized protein (EggNog:ENOG503P18Y; COG:S), whose amino-acid sequence MVIVLGRCAQVPLQQLTPAISTSERQWNAAYDSLELEDVDLVGSYRKILEKRGLVENGQQKISKASRISIGVGDLADFVLSAKAMVDLVLQSVPQAASAALPGTGDCLGLQLRGTRTNLAGTAHIISRMDWYYAPSEYLLEKDHIDESLESILPQLKARIVALYKALLPYQIKSICSSYRHQGLVFLCGLANWDDWDAALKAVTDAEDSEKQERAARRGIQLCPRHGGISAFTNWSYDGAGLGAV is encoded by the exons ATGGTGATAGTACTGGGGCGCTGCGCGCAAGTGCCATTACAGCAACTAACCCCTGCCATTTCCACATCCGAGAGGCAATGGAACGCCGCGTACGACAGCCTTGAGTTGGAGGATGTAGATCTTGTTGGGTCCTACAGGAAAATTCTGGAAAAA agggggttggttgaaAACGGTCAACAGAAAATATCCAAGGCTTCCAGGATAAGTATCGGGGTTGGCGACCTCGCTGATTTCGTCCTATCCGCTAAAGCAATGGTTGACTTAGTACTCCAAAGCGTGCCACAAGCTGCATCGGCTGCGCTTCCAGGAACCGGTGATTGCCTTGGGCTACAGCTAAGAGGAACAAGAACCAACCTTGCCGGTACCGCCCACATTATCTCCAGAATGGATTGGTATTACGCCCCGTCCGAATATCTCCTGGAGAAGGATCACATCGACGAGTCTTTAGAATCGATCCTGCCCCAGCTAAAGGCGAGGATCGTCGCGCTTTACAAGGCCCTCCTCCCATACCAGATAAAAAGCATCTGCTCCTCCTACCGCCATCAGGGTCTCGTTTTTCTCTGTGGCCTTGCCAACTGGGACGACTGGGACGCCGCCCTGAAGGCTGTCACGGACGCGGAAGATTCGGAAAAACAAGAACGTGCTGCTCGACGAGGCATACAACTGTGTCCTCGACACGGAGGAATATCAGCATTCACGAATTGGAGCTATGATGGGGCTGGCCTTGGAGCTGTATAA
- a CDS encoding uncharacterized protein (COG:S; EggNog:ENOG503P2JZ) — translation MQQTTERKYQLFPKERQVATCPGKALDPEQAFALAMLQNGEKGEKTPAAAGLRIRIKEHNLIRRRKVSVPDLGPMTTVQEVAMDSPTIPGRPPFHERSISAPGASWKQNQMVDFLSPTLEQSPEQKHELRGGFRSHGELRQPLSPKSLTPLVIPASTSAVPRLTQQASLNRLRSGSTPVDMPLRSARTDDSPRIKTPFTPCSAALTPASAATTAMTNSTLPTPVSAPMSAPIEHRSSPRPWERVTNYALVGTPKEGSPDPSATPKAEPNDETPQVFQGHTRNVSDTGSIMERGRPRKRSDLTLRAMSRRGESKRSSSAERRAFEQLPKGWKASDAVNMLSPVEAAALHKQALQQAARFEVLRKDDVDNLSRELRQLDERTEYLRRTYTSLRAGRRNLHTRICQYLRSPRTAKFSHDSMLKQEEALAELDASIDDWVTKLEHAENRRMRVRQKLLEHVAAAATLAVPPTGVASVSESLQLAMGVRPLNCPTSMSTPPRSPTKTAFTQTSPSSSPSSSPQRVVAQVPSTIMEDPLTEETAAAKEKTGESVTTLKRAETIRIYADNDVYALLADVEQTISNMGGTEAVAKEEPVVSVVKEEPAMSVAKEDPVSDVERKKWNRTRGSQMFLKSSSPARMAIPFSKLEAKTSSSSLSSSSTPPTTTTCSTASTSPIVTPTPASEEFFLTNAVFKP, via the exons ATGCAGCAGACGACAGAGAGGAAATACCAGCTCTTCCCTAAAGAGAGGCAAGTAGCTACTTGCCCTGGGAAGGCTCTGGACCCCGAGCAAGCGTTTGCGTTGGCCATGTTACAAAACGGGGAGAAGGGCGAAAAAACTCCTGCCGCGGCAGGGCTCAGGATACGGATCAAGGAACACAACCTCATCCGCAGACGAAAGGTTAGCGTCCCGGATTTGGGACCTATGACAACCGTACAAGAAGTGGCCATGGATTCCC CCACGATTCCAGGCCGACCACCTTTCCATGAGCGCTCGATTAGCGCACCGGGAGCATCGTGGAAGCAGAACCAGATGGTCGACTTCCTGTCACCAACGTTGGAGCAATCTCCGGAACAAAAACACGAACTTCGAGGTGGATTTAGGAGCCACGGAGAACTCCGGCAACCATTATCGCCAAAAAGTCTTACGCCTCTGGTTATTCCAGCTTCAACATCAGCAGTTCCTCGTTTAACACAACAGGCCTCACTCAATCGGCTTCGATCGGGCAGCACACCTGTGGACATGCCACTACGGTCGGCGAGGACGGATGATTCCCCAAGAATCAAGACTCCCTTCACCCCCTGTTCAGCTGCCTTGACACCTGCATCGGCCGCCACTACCGCCATGACCAACTCGACGCTCCCCACACCTGTATCCGCTCCCATGTCCGCTCCCATCGAGCATCGATCATCACCCAGACCATGGGAACGTGTTAcgaactatgcgcttgtCGGGACCCCCAAAGAAGGCTCACCGGATCCCTCGGCCACGCCAAAGGCCGAACCCAATGACGAAACACCACAAGTTTTCCAAGGCCACACCAGAAATGTGTCGGATACAGGAAGTATCATGGAGAGAGGTCGGCCGCGGAAGCGGTCGGATCTCACTCTTCGCGCTATGTCGCGGCGAGGAGAATCCAAGAGAAGCTCCAGTGCGGAGCGACGAGCATTTGAGCAACTGCCCAAAGGGTGGAAGGCAAGTGATGCGGTCAATATGCTTAGCCCTGTTGAGGCAGCTGCTTTACACAAGCAAGCTCTTCAGCAGGCGGCTAGGTTTGAGGTACTAAGAAAAGATGACGTCGACAATCTCTCTAGAGAACTTCGTCAGCTTGATGAGCGCACTGAATACCTTCGCCGTACCTACACCTCGCTTCGTGCTGGACGACGCAACCTACACACTCGGATCTGCCAATATCTGCGATCACCCCGGACGGCCAAGTTCAGTCACGACTCGATGCTGAAGCAAGAGGAAGCCCTTGCTGAGCTTGACGCTTCGATTGATGACTGGGTTACCAAACTCGAACACGCTGAGAACCGGCGCATGCGGGTCCGCCAGAAGCTTCTGGAGCACGTCGCCGCCGCAGCCACCCTGGCCGTCCCACCCACGGGCGTTGCTAGTGTGAGCGAGTCTCTGCAGCTCGCTATGGGAGTTCGCCCCCTGAACTGCCCGACCAGCATGTCAACTCCTCCGAGAAGCCCCACGAAGACTGCCTTCACACaaacctcgccttcctcttcgccttcctcctctcctcagcGAGTGGTAGCTCAAGTTCCCTCAACCATCATGGAGGATCCCTTGACCGAGGAGACTGCGGCGGCCAAAGAGAAGACTGGGGAGTCTGTCACGACCCTGAAAAGGGCGGAGACGATTCGCATCTACGCTGACAATGACGTGTATGCTCTCCTTGCCGACGTTGAGCAAACGATTAGCAACATGGGTGGGACAGAGGCCGTGGCGAAGGAGGAGCCAGTGGTGTCCGTGGTAAAGGAGGAGCCTGCAATGTCCGTGGCGAAGGAGGACCCAGTCTCTGATGTCGAGAGAAAAAAGTGGAATCGCACTCGGGGCAGCCAGATGTTCCTGAAGAGCAGTTCTCCTGCCAGGATGGCTATCCCTTTCTCCAAACTTGAGGCCAagacctcctcgtcctctctttcttcctcttcaacccctcccaccacgaCTACTTGCTCAACTGCGTCGACATCACCCATCGTGACGCCAACACCCGCCAGCGAAGAATTCTTTCTGACCAACGCGGTGTTCAAGCCCTAA